The genomic interval TTCCCTGGCATCCAGGTACCATCTTAACTCTAATCCACTTTCACTTATTTATAACTGCAAGGAGCTTTTAAAGTTTCTCATTCTTAAGagcatttattgtgttttattagatAGATGAGGAGTCCATCGTGTCATCGACTGGAGCTCTGTCCCTAAACAAAGTGCCAGAGGAACTGATTGTCATCGGAGCCGGAGTTATAGGAGTGGAGCTGGTTAGCAATACTTCAGCCTGATGTGCATTCCCTGGCTCAAGTTCagctgttttcttattttgtttgtttttatcaccaACATGTCTGTCCTGTTGCAGGGCTCGGTGTGGCAGCGTCTGGGTTCCACGGTGACGGCAGTGGAGTTCCTGGGCCACGTGGGCGGCATGGGCATCGACATGGAAATCTCCAAGAACTTCCAGCGCATCCTGCAGAAGCAGGGCCTTAAGTTCAAGCTGAGCACCAAAGTCCTGGGGGCCACCAAGAGGCCCGACGGCAAGATAGACGTGGCGTGAGTTGGCGAGGAGAAGAAGAACACGCTTTGAGAGTTGGACAGTTTGTAAATGTGAGGGTTTGACGTTGCAGAGTGGAGGCGGCGGCTGGCGGGAAGAACGAGACGCTGACATGTGACGTTCTGCTGGTCTGCATCGGCAGAAGGCCATTCACCCAGAACCTGGGTCTGGAGAGCGTCGGCATTGAGTTGGACAACAGAGGTCGCATACCGGTCAACAACCGCTTCCAGACCAAAGTACACGGGTATGACCCTTCTCCTGCTGACGTACTGAACCTCACCAGTCCATGCTCTGCAGCTGCCTTTATCCAGGAATCAGAAAATGAGAGCTGGGGTGGACCAGTGTCCAGTCCATGACAGGACCAACACGCACAACCAAGGAAGGAACATTTCACTCACTTATTCATATTAGAGTTTAGAATTAATAGAAAGTATTTTGAGCTTCTAAGATCAGTGGATTGGTCAGCAGTTCCTTTAATTTCagtctaaaataatatttgaacaATTCATGAGATTTTACAGATAATCTATATTCTGGTGAACATCTGATTCAGACTAACAGCATTTATTTTGCACCAATATAAAAATTTGGGCCAAtattaaaactgcttttatgGCTGATAATTACagacattttatatattatatatatttgtggTGGGACttgatcaaaatgtttgagttgATTTGAgtgtctgtaattaattaactgcattttaattatgcagttattaaaatgcataattaaaatgcagttaattataagcaacattttcaattcaaaagcTCTTATTAGCTAAATTACTGAATGCATAGACATATTAActcaatgacaaaaatatttgttgtttttaatctgttatttaggttattcagCCATCAGAGTGGTGAAAGGTCCTGCTCTATCCATTCAGCGTTCAAGTGTTTCAGGGACTCTTGATCAGTCATTGGATGTTTATTGAAATGTGAACTGTGGGCTTTAGCATAAGCATTTGGGACTTCTGTGCtactgctacatgtttagctttgagatgctattttaggcttgaatagcttcactGACAGGCTAACTCCGtatagcacaacttgaacataACATTCTTTTACTGCGTCCAGTCAgataattttttgaaaaacttaAACTGCAGTGAGTCAAGAGTACTCTGTCACTGTTGGCTTCGTTTGTATTCAGTGTTGTAAATAAGTCTGCTAAAAGAATGCATGCAGTTATGAAACCCTAAAcggttatgaatatttttgtttgcccCTACCAACCCCAACCTGTTTCTCCCATCAGCATTTATGCAATTGGCGACGTGATTGCCGGGCCGATGTTGGCCCACAAGGCTGAGGACGAGGGCATCATCTGCATCGAAGGCATGGCTGGTGGAGCAGTGCACATAGACTACAACTGTGTTCCCTCTGTCATCTACACCCACCCTGAGGTGGCCTGGGTGGGGAAGACAGAAGAGCAGATTAAACAGGAGGTCAGAATCCCATTATGCTCCAGCTTCACGTTtgattcatttacattttcagcagagaaaatgttctgaGCCACACAGGAGGTTTTGGGCTAAACAAtctatacattttaaagaacataCAGATGATGGATGAGTTAGTAATGAATGAATGTGTTTGGTGTCAGAGATCACAGCAAAGGACACAGCTGGCTAAATAGTTCATCAGACAAAAATGCTAATTAGCACtaacatgttttcagtttgtcaaACGATTGATATTCAATTATAAATCTGTCACTTTTTTCCCCAGGGTGTCCCATACAAAGTTGGCAAGTTTCCTTTTGCCGCCAACAGCCGAGCCAAGACTAATGCAGACACCGACGGCATGGTGAAGATTCTGAGTCACAAGGAGACGGATCGGATGCTTGGAGCTCACATCCTGGGAACGGTGAGAGTTGAGAACAGTTCACACTGAGCGGAAACGCTGTAGAAAGggacaataaaaaaacccagaagTCAGACATTCAAGATCAGTATCACTTTATCGTATCACTGTAATCTGACCTAGGGATGGGCATTTATAATGTCGTCATTTAGCTTGATTAATTTcttatcataataataattttgatttattgtcacaataaattccagttaatgatgttttaaaaaaaaagaaaaaaaactctttgtGTTGCCGAGATACTGTAGTTAAACTATTTTCTCCACCATTTGTTCAAAGAAAGCATCAATACattaatatatactgtatatatatacagtacagaccaaaggtttgaacacaccttttaattcaaagagtttcctttattttcatgactattgacattgtagattcacactgaaggcatcaaaactatgaataacacatgtggaaatatgcactaaacaaaaaagtgtaaaacaactgaaaatagcccttatattctagtttcttcaaagtagcaacctttt from Xiphophorus maculatus strain JP 163 A chromosome 2, X_maculatus-5.0-male, whole genome shotgun sequence carries:
- the dld gene encoding dihydrolipoyl dehydrogenase, mitochondrial, encoding MQSCTQLYRSLATRSQHIPFKLHGATALSVRTYADKAEIDADVTVVGSGPGGYVAAIKAAQLGFKTVCVEKNSTLGGTCLNVGCIPSKALLNNSHLYKMAHGKDFESRGIEISGISLNLEKMMAQKNGAVKALTGGIAHLFKQNKVTHVNGFGKITGKNQVTATAADGSQQVINTKNILIATGSEVTPFPGIQIDEESIVSSTGALSLNKVPEELIVIGAGVIGVELGSVWQRLGSTVTAVEFLGHVGGMGIDMEISKNFQRILQKQGLKFKLSTKVLGATKRPDGKIDVAVEAAAGGKNETLTCDVLLVCIGRRPFTQNLGLESVGIELDNRGRIPVNNRFQTKVHGIYAIGDVIAGPMLAHKAEDEGIICIEGMAGGAVHIDYNCVPSVIYTHPEVAWVGKTEEQIKQEGVPYKVGKFPFAANSRAKTNADTDGMVKILSHKETDRMLGAHILGTGAGEMVNEAALAMEYGASCEDVARVCHAHPTVSEAFREANLAASFGKAINF